GCCCTGGGTGCCGGAGCCCCCGATCTACTCGGTGTACACGTCCTTCAACCTCCCGGTGCGGATGAGCGACGGCGTCGTGCTCCGCATCAACGTGCTCTACCCCGCCGACCCGGCGAGCGGGGTGCCGGCGGCCGGCACCTTCCCGGTCCTGCTCACCCAGACGCCGTACGGCAAGGCGGTCAGCGGCGCTGAGCCGGGGCTGGTGCAGCGCGGCTTCATCGAGGTGGTCGCCGACGTGCGCGGCACCGGAGACTCCCACGGCCAGTGGGGGCTGCTCGACCCGCAGCAGATCGACGACGGGGTGACCATGGTCCACTGGTCGGCGGCCCTGCCCCACTCCAACGGCAGGGTCGGCCTCTTCGGCGCCTCCTACCTCGGCATCAACCAGCTGCTCACCGCCGCGGCGGTGGGTCCGAGCTCGCCGCTCAGGGCGATCTTCCCGGTGGTGGCCGCCAGCGACGTCTACCGCGACATGGCGGTGATGGGCGGCCTCCCCGACGCCGAGTTCTTCGACGCCTTCCTCGGCCTCACGGCCGGTCTCAACACCGCCGGCCCGGCCCGCGAGGCGACCGCCCAGGGGCCGCCCGACAAGGGCAACCTCGGCGAGATCCTCGACGTCGAGCGCGATCACGTCGGCGGCCTCGGCGGCTTCCACGCCTCCTACCTGTCCGACCTCGCCCAGGGCGGCGATCTCGCGTTCGACGGCCCCTACTGGGAGCAGCGCCGGCCCCAGCGAGTGCTCCCCGCGATCGTGGCCAACCACATCCCCGCCTACCTGGTGGGCGGCTGGAACGACCTGTTCCAGCGCGGCGAGCCGCTCAACTACACCGGACTGCAGAACGCCTGGGCGGGCCGGCCGGTCGACGCGCCGATGGTCGCCGGCCAGCCGGTCACGGGGCGCTACCAGCTGCTGATGGGCCCGTGGTCCCACGCCAACTTCGGCACCGGGGTCGATCTCGGCCAGCTCGAGCTGCAGTGGTTCGACACCTGGCTGCGCGGCGAGCCCACCGGCGTCGACCGCACCCCGACGCCGCTCCACCTCTACCAGCTCGGGGGCGGGCGGTGGGTCGACGCCTCCCGCTGGCCGCTCCCCGCCGCCCATCCGCAGCGGCTCTACATCGGCGGCGGCCGCACCGGCCTCGCCCCCTGGTCGCTGAACGACGGCACCCTGGGGCCACAGCCGGCGCCGGTGATCGGCAGCGACCCGGTCGCCTTCACCGGCGGGTCGAGCCCGTGCAGCCGGGCGACGGACCAGTGGGCGGGAGGCCTCCTCAGCGCGCAGTTCGCCGCCACCACCCAGGCCCAGCCCTGCGCCGTCGACGATCGCACCCTCCAGGCGGGCCCCGGGGTGCTCACCTACACCGGCGCCCCGCTCGCCCAGCCGCTGGTGATCGCCGGCCCCATCGGCGTCACCCTCTTCGCCACCTCCACCGTCGACGACGCCGAGTGGGTCGTGGACGTCGACGACGTCGGCCCCGACGGCGTCTCCACCACCCTCACCCAGGGGGGGCTGCTCGGGTCGCTGCGGGCGCTCGACCGGGACAGCTGGACGGCGACCGACGGCGGCCTGCTCCTGCCCCACCACCCCCTGACCCGGGCCTCGGCGATGCCGGTCAGCCCGGGGCAGATCACCGAGTTCGACGTCGAGGTCTACCCGATCTTCGCCGAGCTCGCCAGGGGGCACAGCCTGCGGGTCACCGTCTCCACCTCGGACACCCCGCACCTGGTGCCGACCGCGGCGCAGCTCGCCCATCTCGTGGGCGGTGTCTACCAGGTGCAGCGCGGCGGCGGGGCGCCCTCGTACATCGAGCTGCCGGTCGCCGGCTGAGCCGGGTCAGTCCGCCGGCGGCGCCGTCGAGGCGCGGCGCAGGATCACCAGCGAGCG
Above is a genomic segment from Candidatus Dormiibacterota bacterium containing:
- a CDS encoding CocE/NonD family hydrolase, with the protein product MVLVLTLLLAGAPAASAANPAAAVFAPSRALVPPVALARPAPGAVAGPVAGVPAEVLSASMAKLAGQPPWVPEPPIYSVYTSFNLPVRMSDGVVLRINVLYPADPASGVPAAGTFPVLLTQTPYGKAVSGAEPGLVQRGFIEVVADVRGTGDSHGQWGLLDPQQIDDGVTMVHWSAALPHSNGRVGLFGASYLGINQLLTAAAVGPSSPLRAIFPVVAASDVYRDMAVMGGLPDAEFFDAFLGLTAGLNTAGPAREATAQGPPDKGNLGEILDVERDHVGGLGGFHASYLSDLAQGGDLAFDGPYWEQRRPQRVLPAIVANHIPAYLVGGWNDLFQRGEPLNYTGLQNAWAGRPVDAPMVAGQPVTGRYQLLMGPWSHANFGTGVDLGQLELQWFDTWLRGEPTGVDRTPTPLHLYQLGGGRWVDASRWPLPAAHPQRLYIGGGRTGLAPWSLNDGTLGPQPAPVIGSDPVAFTGGSSPCSRATDQWAGGLLSAQFAATTQAQPCAVDDRTLQAGPGVLTYTGAPLAQPLVIAGPIGVTLFATSTVDDAEWVVDVDDVGPDGVSTTLTQGGLLGSLRALDRDSWTATDGGLLLPHHPLTRASAMPVSPGQITEFDVEVYPIFAELARGHSLRVTVSTSDTPHLVPTAAQLAHLVGGVYQVQRGGGAPSYIELPVAG